A portion of the Rhodanobacter sp. AS-Z3 genome contains these proteins:
- a CDS encoding FemAB family XrtA/PEP-CTERM system-associated protein, which yields MLDQADDSRSADTCAIKRLGIGEETRWDAFAQNAPQATFFHRAAWRNIIEQQLGHRCHYLYAERDGVITGVLPLAEIRSRLFGHSLISTPLCVYGGIVADDAESEAQLTRAATALADELRVDYLELRDRELRHADWPVKELYVSFRKTIDPDHETNMKAIPRKQRAMVRKGITLGLEARHDATVAEFYRVYAESVRNLGTPVLSRKYYLRLKEVFGDDCEITVVTHQGQPVAAVMSLYYRDEVHPYYGGSVARGRDLAANDFMYWSVMQRAVDRGARVFDFGRSKQGTGSYNFKKHWGFEPQPLPYAYHLVGASEVPNLSPTNRKYSLFIKAWQRLPLPVSCAVGPWLARDLV from the coding sequence ATGCTGGATCAAGCGGACGACAGTCGTTCTGCCGACACTTGCGCCATCAAGCGTCTGGGTATCGGTGAAGAAACACGCTGGGATGCATTCGCGCAGAACGCGCCGCAGGCCACGTTTTTCCATCGTGCGGCCTGGCGCAACATCATCGAGCAGCAGCTAGGGCACCGCTGCCACTACCTGTACGCGGAGCGCGACGGCGTAATCACCGGCGTACTGCCGCTGGCGGAAATACGCAGTCGGCTGTTCGGTCACTCGTTGATTTCCACGCCGCTCTGCGTGTACGGCGGCATCGTGGCGGATGACGCGGAGAGTGAAGCGCAACTTACGCGCGCCGCCACTGCGCTGGCCGATGAACTGCGCGTGGACTATCTCGAATTGCGTGATCGTGAGTTGCGCCACGCGGACTGGCCGGTCAAAGAGTTGTACGTCAGCTTCCGCAAGACGATTGATCCGGACCACGAAACGAACATGAAGGCGATCCCGCGCAAGCAGCGCGCGATGGTGCGCAAGGGCATTACGCTGGGCCTTGAGGCTAGGCACGACGCTACGGTTGCCGAGTTCTATCGGGTCTACGCCGAAAGCGTGCGTAATCTGGGTACGCCCGTGTTGTCGCGCAAGTACTACCTGCGCCTGAAAGAAGTCTTCGGCGACGATTGCGAAATTACCGTCGTCACTCATCAGGGACAGCCAGTGGCCGCGGTGATGAGTCTGTACTACCGCGACGAAGTGCATCCCTATTACGGCGGCAGCGTGGCGCGCGGCCGTGATCTGGCGGCGAACGATTTCATGTACTGGTCGGTGATGCAGCGCGCGGTGGATCGCGGCGCGCGGGTGTTCGACTTCGGCCGCAGCAAGCAGGGTACCGGTTCGTATAACTTCAAGAAGCATTGGGGCTTCGAGCCGCAGCCGTTGCCCTATGCCTACCATCTGGTGGGCGCCAGCGAAGTGCCCAATCTCAGTCCCACGAACCGCAAGTACAGCCTGTTCATCAAGGCCTGGCAGCGTCTGCCGTTGCCGGTCAGTTGCGCGGTGGGCCCCTGGCTCGCGCGGGATCTGGTGTAG
- a CDS encoding AAA family ATPase, whose amino-acid sequence MYQAFYKLRGKPFQLTPDAAMLFPSKGHKRAMSYLLYGLEQGEGFVMITGAVGTGKTLLIQKLFEELTHRNIARAGIASANLDGEDILPAVASAFDLPYEGRSKESLLQDVRRHLIRLRGRYSHALLVVDEAQTLTSTALEMLRILSNFEVDGQALLQVFLIGQAELQATIVNNHMEQLRQRIIASHKLDPMGVEECREYILHRLHAVGWDHDPELAPEIFPGVHQAGRGIPRKVNLIMDRLLLHGYLEELHSLDQTALNVVLDEIEDEMADVPQTLEGPVITQRQEPEVVAAPTQRDVGFTELDLKQRNNILLQLMHENIQLREMLKTAPASASFRGDEASNLDDGRSRRKHK is encoded by the coding sequence ATGTATCAGGCGTTCTACAAACTTCGCGGCAAACCGTTCCAGTTGACTCCGGACGCAGCCATGCTGTTTCCGAGCAAGGGTCACAAGCGTGCCATGTCCTACCTGCTCTACGGACTGGAGCAGGGCGAGGGCTTTGTGATGATTACCGGTGCAGTCGGTACCGGCAAAACGTTGCTGATCCAGAAGTTGTTCGAAGAACTCACCCATCGCAACATAGCCCGCGCGGGTATTGCCTCGGCCAACCTGGATGGCGAGGACATCCTGCCAGCCGTCGCGTCAGCGTTTGACTTGCCCTACGAGGGTCGCAGCAAGGAATCCTTGCTGCAGGATGTGCGGCGGCACCTCATCCGGTTGCGCGGGCGCTATTCGCATGCCTTGCTGGTGGTGGACGAAGCGCAAACGCTCACTTCGACCGCGCTGGAAATGTTGCGCATATTGTCGAATTTCGAGGTTGACGGTCAGGCGTTGCTGCAGGTTTTTCTGATCGGTCAGGCCGAACTGCAGGCCACCATCGTCAACAACCATATGGAACAGTTGCGGCAGCGGATCATTGCCTCGCACAAACTCGATCCGATGGGTGTGGAAGAGTGCCGCGAATATATCCTGCACCGCTTGCATGCGGTGGGCTGGGATCACGACCCGGAGCTGGCACCCGAGATTTTCCCCGGCGTGCATCAGGCAGGTCGTGGTATCCCGCGCAAGGTCAACCTGATCATGGACCGCCTGCTGCTGCACGGGTACCTGGAAGAACTGCACAGCCTGGACCAGACAGCACTCAACGTCGTGCTCGATGAAATCGAGGACGAGATGGCCGACGTGCCACAGACGCTGGAAGGTCCCGTCATCACCCAGCGCCAGGAACCCGAAGTGGTCGCTGCCCCTACCCAGCGCGACGTCGGCTTTACCGAGCTTGATCTCAAGCAACGCAACAACATCCTGTTGCAGTTGATGCATGAGAACATCCAGCTCAGGGAGATGCTGAAAACCGCGCCTGCGTCAGCGTCGTTCAGGGGTGACGAGGCGTCCAACCTCGACGACGGACGATCCAGGCGCAAGCACAAATGA
- a CDS encoding XrtA system polysaccharide deacetylase: MSSLSPLAEPIINAMTVDVEDYFQVSAFEKCIAREDWPQWPVRVEDNTRRVLDLFARHQVHATFFILGWVAERFPALMRDINAAGHEVASHGFGHERLTTLTPDQFRDGIVRTKHLLEDLTGAAVVGYRAPSYSVGPGTLWAHQELREAGYRYSSSIVPLHHDLYGMPEAPRFAFFAEPSGLLEIPVTTAQRWRRNWPCGGGGYFRLLPYALFKRGLRHVNEQEQASGVFYFHPWEVDPQQPRVPGVTLKNRVRHYLNLTRTVPRLEQLMHDFRFDRMDRIFLAEGHADYPSVALQATERGAD; this comes from the coding sequence ATGAGCTCGCTGTCGCCGCTAGCCGAGCCGATCATCAACGCCATGACGGTGGACGTCGAGGACTACTTCCAGGTCTCCGCTTTCGAAAAATGCATTGCGCGCGAGGATTGGCCGCAATGGCCGGTGCGCGTTGAAGACAATACCCGGCGCGTACTGGATTTGTTCGCGCGTCATCAGGTACACGCGACCTTCTTCATCCTTGGCTGGGTGGCCGAGCGCTTCCCGGCCTTGATGCGTGACATCAACGCAGCCGGCCATGAAGTGGCAAGCCACGGCTTCGGTCACGAGCGACTGACCACGCTGACGCCCGACCAGTTTCGCGACGGAATTGTACGTACGAAGCATTTGCTGGAAGACCTGACCGGTGCTGCGGTGGTTGGTTACCGCGCGCCGAGTTACTCCGTCGGCCCCGGAACCCTCTGGGCCCACCAGGAATTGCGCGAAGCCGGTTATCGCTACAGTTCCAGCATCGTGCCGCTGCATCACGACTTGTACGGCATGCCAGAGGCGCCGCGATTCGCCTTTTTCGCCGAGCCTTCGGGGCTGCTGGAGATTCCGGTAACCACCGCGCAGCGCTGGCGACGCAACTGGCCTTGCGGTGGCGGCGGGTATTTTCGCCTGCTGCCCTACGCGTTGTTCAAGCGCGGCCTGCGTCACGTGAACGAGCAGGAACAAGCTTCGGGTGTGTTCTATTTCCATCCGTGGGAAGTCGATCCGCAGCAGCCGCGCGTTCCGGGCGTCACGCTGAAAAACCGCGTGCGGCACTATCTGAATTTGACGCGCACGGTGCCCCGACTCGAACAATTGATGCACGACTTCCGGTTCGATCGCATGGACCGGATATTTCTCGCCGAAGGGCATGCCGACTATCCCTCGGTGGCGTTGCAGGCCACCGAACGCGGCGCCGACTGA